In Nitrobacteraceae bacterium AZCC 1564, the following proteins share a genomic window:
- a CDS encoding putative membrane protein (product_source=KO:K08995; cath_funfam=1.10.30.10; cleavage_site_network=SignalP-noTM; cog=COG3652; ko=KO:K08995; pfam=PF13628; superfamily=47240) — MFARLSAAVAALSLLAGGAFAQQAAKLTDPQIAHIAYTADVIDITAAKQALSKSKNKAVVAFANDMVRDHEAVNKQAMDLLNKLKVTPEDNDTSKSLSKQAAEKQTELSKLSGAAYDKAYVANEVAYHKMVNNALEKTLIPSATNAELKELLQTGLKIFEGHQKHAEHVASELK, encoded by the coding sequence ATGTTCGCAAGACTAAGCGCGGCGGTTGCCGCTTTATCGCTGCTCGCAGGAGGCGCGTTCGCCCAGCAGGCGGCCAAGCTCACCGATCCGCAGATCGCACACATCGCCTACACTGCCGACGTGATCGACATTACCGCTGCGAAGCAAGCGCTTTCGAAATCGAAAAACAAGGCGGTTGTTGCATTCGCGAATGACATGGTGCGTGACCATGAGGCCGTGAACAAGCAGGCGATGGACCTTTTGAATAAGCTGAAAGTCACACCGGAAGATAACGACACCAGCAAGTCATTGTCCAAGCAAGCCGCGGAAAAGCAGACAGAATTGTCAAAGCTTTCGGGAGCTGCTTACGACAAGGCCTACGTCGCCAACGAAGTTGCCTATCACAAGATGGTCAACAACGCGCTCGAAAAAACGCTCATTCCATCCGCAACTAATGCCGAGCTGAAGGAATTGCTGCAGACCGGATTGAAGATCTTCGAGGGCCACCAAAAGCATGCCGAGCATGTTGCCTCTGAACTGAAGTGA
- a CDS encoding iron complex outermembrane receptor protein (product_source=KO:K02014; cath_funfam=2.170.130.10,2.40.170.20; cleavage_site_network=SignalP-noTM; cog=COG1629; ko=KO:K02014; pfam=PF00593,PF07715; superfamily=56935; tigrfam=TIGR01783) — MGRKASRRILRATFKGALGIVIFSGGLEASPAFAQSAAPEQGTQLPEVRVTSTRNRPRQRVAPAPAPAPTQTSEVPNPATESGTGPVNGVLAHQSVTATKTDTPILETPQSISVVTQDQVEEQGAQTVQEALRYTPGVALQGYGANAFFDGLKIRGFDAPRYLDGLRLPTDSTTFAIPKIEPYGLERIEVLKGPSSGLYGQSDPGGLLNMVSKRPTVTPHYDFETTFGNFNYKQGAFDIGGPIDKNGEFLYRIVGLGRLADTQTDFMQDNKLFIAPSFTWRPTTDTSFTILSQYQKIDNKGYQQYVPGQVAFLPNPNGHVPYSRYLGEPSVDGYKLEQSMIGYTFEHRFDNNIQFRQNMRYTKVTNDLQSTRPEGMDPANPTQLVARSYNYVKAEAENVALDNQLQADFRTGILTHKVLVGADYLHQTGTVDYRNQGSVIFGGAFPSINAYNPVYGAPIPPFASLPSFILSDNKIDQVGIYAQDQIKLDRWMLSLTGRQDFVNTELDARAIYPAPGLYQRSDSAQTGRVGLSYLFDFGLAPYISYSTSFVPNTGGGPDLKPFKPTTGDGKEIGVKFQPVGMNLMVTAALFEINQNDVLTADPATFGLTSVQTDAARSRGFELEVRGNITRELEIVAGFTTIDPIVTKSSVPGKAGKYLQGVPLDQASLWAKYTWFDGNLAGLGIGAGVRYVSDSYGDDLNTFVVPSYTLFDASISYDLAYWRPDLKGWKAQINATNLFDKFYTVSCLTGLPYCGLGTSRTVLGTLRYAWN, encoded by the coding sequence ATGGGGCGTAAGGCTTCGAGAAGGATTTTGCGCGCAACGTTCAAGGGCGCGCTTGGCATCGTGATTTTCAGCGGCGGACTCGAAGCGTCGCCAGCCTTTGCCCAGTCTGCAGCGCCGGAGCAGGGAACGCAGTTGCCGGAAGTTCGCGTCACCTCCACGCGTAACCGTCCGCGTCAGCGCGTTGCGCCGGCTCCGGCGCCTGCGCCCACGCAGACAAGTGAGGTCCCGAACCCCGCGACCGAGAGCGGGACCGGCCCGGTCAACGGTGTTCTCGCGCACCAGAGCGTCACTGCCACGAAAACCGACACTCCCATCCTTGAGACGCCACAGTCGATCTCTGTCGTGACGCAGGATCAGGTGGAGGAACAGGGTGCGCAGACGGTTCAGGAAGCGTTGCGCTATACGCCCGGCGTGGCCTTGCAAGGCTATGGCGCGAACGCATTCTTTGACGGACTGAAGATTCGCGGCTTCGACGCGCCGCGTTATCTCGATGGCCTTCGGCTTCCGACAGACAGCACGACCTTTGCCATTCCGAAGATCGAGCCATACGGCCTCGAACGGATCGAAGTATTGAAGGGGCCGTCGTCCGGGCTCTATGGACAGTCAGATCCAGGCGGCTTGCTGAATATGGTCAGCAAGCGTCCCACGGTGACGCCGCATTACGATTTCGAAACGACCTTCGGCAACTTCAATTACAAGCAGGGTGCGTTCGATATCGGCGGACCGATCGATAAGAATGGCGAGTTTCTCTATCGTATCGTTGGGCTTGGACGGTTGGCCGATACTCAAACCGATTTTATGCAGGACAATAAGCTTTTCATTGCACCGAGTTTTACGTGGCGTCCTACGACGGATACGAGCTTCACGATTCTTTCGCAGTATCAGAAGATCGATAACAAGGGTTACCAGCAGTATGTGCCGGGACAGGTGGCGTTCTTGCCGAACCCGAACGGCCACGTTCCTTATAGCCGTTATCTGGGCGAGCCTTCAGTCGACGGCTATAAGCTCGAACAGTCGATGATTGGCTATACCTTCGAGCATCGTTTCGACAACAACATCCAGTTCCGTCAGAATATGCGTTATACGAAGGTCACGAACGATCTGCAGAGCACGCGACCGGAAGGCATGGATCCTGCCAATCCCACGCAGCTGGTCGCGCGGTCCTACAATTACGTGAAAGCGGAAGCGGAGAACGTTGCTCTCGACAATCAGCTTCAAGCTGATTTCAGAACGGGTATCTTGACGCACAAGGTTTTGGTCGGAGCGGACTATCTCCATCAGACGGGCACTGTCGATTATCGAAACCAGGGGTCGGTTATCTTCGGTGGCGCGTTCCCGTCGATCAACGCTTACAATCCAGTCTACGGTGCGCCGATCCCACCATTTGCATCGTTGCCCTCATTCATTCTCAGCGACAATAAGATCGATCAAGTCGGCATCTATGCTCAAGATCAGATCAAGCTTGATCGCTGGATGCTCTCGCTGACGGGGCGTCAGGATTTTGTGAATACCGAGCTTGACGCAAGGGCGATATATCCTGCGCCTGGACTTTATCAGCGTTCGGATTCGGCGCAGACGGGGCGTGTCGGTTTGAGCTATCTCTTTGATTTCGGACTTGCGCCTTACATCAGCTATTCGACGTCATTCGTTCCGAATACAGGTGGTGGTCCTGATCTCAAGCCCTTCAAGCCGACGACCGGTGACGGGAAGGAAATTGGCGTCAAGTTTCAGCCCGTTGGCATGAACCTCATGGTCACGGCAGCCCTTTTTGAGATCAATCAGAATGACGTCCTCACTGCTGATCCTGCCACTTTCGGTCTAACGTCCGTGCAGACCGACGCGGCTCGTTCCCGTGGCTTTGAGCTAGAGGTGCGCGGCAACATCACCCGTGAGCTGGAGATCGTTGCCGGCTTTACGACGATTGATCCCATTGTCACAAAGAGCTCCGTACCCGGCAAAGCAGGTAAATATTTGCAGGGCGTGCCGCTCGATCAAGCATCGCTCTGGGCGAAGTACACGTGGTTCGACGGCAATCTCGCTGGTCTCGGCATCGGTGCCGGCGTGCGTTACGTGAGTGATAGTTACGGTGATGATCTCAATACCTTCGTCGTTCCGTCGTACACGCTGTTCGATGCCAGCATCAGTTACGATCTCGCCTATTGGCGGCCGGACCTGAAGGGCTGGAAGGCGCAGATCAATGCGACGAACTTGTTCGACAAGTTTTATACGGTGTCCTGTCTGACAGGGTTGCCTTACTGCGGACTGGGCACCTCGCGCACCGTGCTCGGCACGTTGCGATACGCCTGGAACTAA
- a CDS encoding formylglycine-generating enzyme required for sulfatase activity (product_source=COG1262; cath_funfam=3.90.1580.10; cog=COG1262; pfam=PF03781; superfamily=56436), which yields MLQGGVAVVLSSFAGLWWLATEAAAQNAVKQPRKSELSILTAKEEKARAAKPASHFKECAKGCPEMVVIPAGKFLMGSPDNELDRSDSEGPQHEVIITKPFAVSRFEVTFDDWDACRAAFACAQVPDHWGRGKMPVINVSWEDAKAYVVWLSQVTGKEYRLLTEAEWEYAARAGTTTAYYWGDDAAKGDANCNGCGGEWKLQQTAPAGSFKPNAFGLHDMLGNVWEWVEDPWHETYDGAPTDASAWLQDSDPNYRMIRGGSWRNESEQLRSAFRVRRNRLVEFDTLGFRVARTMTP from the coding sequence ATGTTGCAAGGCGGTGTCGCTGTGGTCCTGTCGAGCTTCGCAGGCCTGTGGTGGCTGGCTACCGAGGCCGCGGCGCAGAACGCCGTGAAGCAGCCTCGCAAATCGGAGCTGAGCATCCTCACAGCCAAAGAAGAGAAGGCGAGGGCTGCGAAGCCGGCTTCGCATTTTAAGGAATGTGCGAAGGGTTGCCCGGAAATGGTTGTCATTCCTGCCGGTAAATTTCTCATGGGCTCACCGGATAATGAGCTGGACCGCTCAGACAGCGAAGGCCCGCAGCATGAGGTGATCATCACAAAGCCATTCGCCGTCTCCAGGTTTGAGGTGACATTCGATGACTGGGATGCATGTAGGGCTGCGTTCGCGTGCGCGCAGGTCCCCGATCACTGGGGGCGTGGAAAGATGCCCGTTATCAACGTGAGCTGGGAAGATGCCAAGGCATATGTCGTCTGGCTCTCGCAGGTGACCGGCAAGGAATATCGCCTGCTGACAGAGGCCGAATGGGAGTATGCCGCTCGCGCCGGCACCACCACGGCTTACTATTGGGGCGATGATGCCGCGAAGGGTGATGCCAATTGCAACGGCTGCGGCGGTGAATGGAAGCTTCAGCAAACAGCGCCTGCCGGATCATTTAAGCCGAACGCATTCGGGCTGCATGACATGCTTGGCAATGTCTGGGAGTGGGTCGAAGATCCTTGGCATGAGACTTACGACGGTGCGCCGACGGATGCGTCGGCGTGGCTTCAGGACAGCGATCCAAACTATCGCATGATCCGCGGTGGCTCCTGGCGCAATGAGAGCGAGCAACTTCGGTCGGCTTTTCGCGTCAGGCGAAACCGTCTTGTTGAGTTCGATACGCTCGGCTTCCGGGTCGCCAGGACGATGACGCCCTAG
- a CDS encoding Ca2+-binding EF-hand superfamily protein (product_source=COG5126; cath_funfam=1.10.238.10; cog=COG5126; pfam=PF13202,PF13833; smart=SM00054; superfamily=47473; transmembrane_helix_parts=Inside_1_6,TMhelix_7_25,Outside_26_135) produces MISRRVVVQMLITVCFVGVVTPVLAKSRRVDPIRLLDTDNDGTVDLEEAKRAASAVFDRLEKDKDGTLDVRELRGRLSAKELAAADPDNDGTLTKDEYLAVVEQRFKAANPDNDGTIDAKEFKTKAGRALLRLLK; encoded by the coding sequence ATGATATCGCGCCGCGTTGTTGTTCAGATGTTGATTACCGTTTGTTTTGTTGGTGTCGTCACTCCCGTTCTCGCAAAGTCACGCCGGGTGGATCCGATCCGTCTGCTTGATACAGACAATGACGGGACCGTCGATCTGGAGGAGGCCAAGCGCGCCGCATCCGCCGTGTTCGATCGTTTGGAAAAGGACAAGGACGGCACGCTCGATGTACGTGAATTGAGGGGGCGCCTCAGTGCTAAGGAGTTGGCGGCTGCCGATCCCGACAACGATGGCACGTTAACGAAAGATGAATATCTCGCGGTGGTCGAGCAGCGCTTTAAGGCCGCGAATCCTGATAACGATGGCACCATCGATGCGAAGGAATTCAAGACCAAGGCCGGGCGGGCCTTGCTGCGGCTGTTGAAGTAA
- a CDS encoding putative iron-regulated membrane protein (product_source=COG3182; cath_funfam=1.20.120.350; cog=COG3182; pfam=PF03929; superfamily=81342; transmembrane_helix_parts=Inside_1_12,TMhelix_13_35,Outside_36_147,TMhelix_148_170,Inside_171_194,TMhelix_195_217,Outside_218_337,TMhelix_338_360,Inside_361_387) → MTSGSLRKWGWVHKWSSIVCTVFMLMLCITGLPLIFHHEIDDLLHEGVKAAVVPDGTPLANLDSVVANSLAKEPGHVAHFLIWDDDDPNSLMVSIGKSIDVDPSTNRIVRVDAHTAGYLDAPDVTGRFTYIMLKLHTDMFAGLPGKLFLGLMGILFCVAIISGIVVYAPSMRKLKFGTYRSERPRVVRWLDIHNLSGIMLVMWMLVVGFTGVINTWAELVIKIWQFGQLAEMTAQYKGKPPPAHPSSIDAAVQVAMRAEPTMKPAFVAFPGTIFSSKSHYAVFMRGNTPLTSKLLKPALIDAETGQMTDSRELPWYVSTLLVSQPLHFGDYGGMPLKIIWAILDIITIAVLITGLYLWLRRRQSGVSIERAVVSSASTPSERPVYMS, encoded by the coding sequence GTGACGAGCGGGTCGTTGCGCAAATGGGGCTGGGTGCACAAGTGGTCGAGCATCGTCTGCACGGTATTCATGCTGATGCTGTGCATCACCGGCCTGCCGCTCATCTTCCATCATGAGATCGACGATCTGCTGCATGAAGGAGTCAAGGCGGCGGTGGTGCCTGACGGGACGCCGCTGGCCAATCTGGATTCGGTTGTCGCCAACAGCCTTGCCAAAGAGCCGGGGCACGTTGCCCACTTCCTGATCTGGGATGACGACGATCCCAACTCGCTGATGGTGAGCATCGGTAAGTCGATCGATGTCGATCCATCCACCAATCGCATCGTGCGGGTGGATGCGCATACCGCCGGCTATCTTGATGCACCGGATGTGACGGGCCGCTTCACCTACATCATGCTGAAGTTGCACACCGACATGTTCGCGGGGCTTCCCGGAAAGCTCTTCCTCGGCCTGATGGGCATTCTGTTCTGTGTCGCGATCATCTCAGGCATCGTCGTCTACGCGCCGTCGATGCGTAAATTGAAGTTCGGCACCTATCGCAGCGAGCGTCCGCGCGTGGTCCGCTGGCTCGACATCCACAATCTCTCAGGCATCATGCTGGTGATGTGGATGCTGGTGGTCGGCTTCACAGGTGTGATTAACACCTGGGCCGAACTCGTCATCAAGATCTGGCAGTTTGGCCAGCTTGCGGAAATGACGGCGCAGTACAAGGGCAAGCCGCCACCGGCGCATCCGTCGTCGATTGACGCGGCGGTGCAGGTGGCGATGCGCGCCGAGCCCACGATGAAGCCGGCGTTCGTGGCGTTTCCCGGAACCATCTTCTCAAGTAAGAGCCATTACGCAGTCTTCATGCGGGGTAATACGCCGCTGACCTCGAAGCTGTTGAAGCCTGCACTCATCGATGCCGAGACGGGACAGATGACCGACAGCCGTGAGTTGCCATGGTATGTCTCCACGCTGCTGGTGTCGCAGCCGCTGCATTTCGGTGACTATGGCGGCATGCCGCTGAAGATCATCTGGGCGATCCTGGATATCATCACCATCGCGGTCCTGATCACCGGACTATATCTGTGGCTGAGGCGGCGCCAGTCCGGCGTGAGCATCGAGCGCGCGGTGGTGAGCAGTGCGTCGACGCCATCTGAACGTCCGGTGTACATGTCATGA
- a CDS encoding AraC-like DNA-binding protein (product_source=COG2207; cath_funfam=1.10.10.60; cog=COG2207; pfam=PF12833; smart=SM00342; superfamily=46689), whose protein sequence is MTHVYDRIFENYRVLDAQDQPVEDTYSKLAFWLEPPGCVVQRSDFSLPVDVHSDGIVKPGLFLSIVLEGSGRGGTSDGVDRHSYSDNQMLAMAVREPTLCNGDAPGGSHMRAVGVAFPLPSIQRLGLESEFTELFRTTERPVLSMTLPATPRVQALAAEMLSPTIEGQAGQLLIKAQATELLARSLFALRHRADIDPPSGNKRARLQSVKELMDADPSYPWSIAELARRAGSSRRTFNIQFRAVYGVSANDYLRNKRLGLAREALVHQNLSVTEAAYVAGYSNPANFATAFRKYFGAAPSAFRAQR, encoded by the coding sequence ATGACTCACGTTTATGATCGGATATTTGAGAATTACCGCGTCCTCGACGCCCAAGACCAGCCGGTCGAAGATACCTACTCGAAGCTCGCGTTCTGGTTGGAGCCGCCTGGTTGCGTGGTCCAGCGCAGCGACTTCTCCCTGCCTGTCGACGTTCATTCCGACGGCATCGTGAAGCCCGGCCTGTTTCTCTCCATCGTGCTCGAAGGGAGCGGACGGGGAGGCACCAGCGACGGCGTCGACAGACATTCCTATAGCGATAACCAGATGCTCGCGATGGCCGTCCGCGAGCCGACACTATGCAATGGCGATGCGCCCGGTGGCTCGCACATGCGCGCGGTGGGCGTCGCATTCCCGTTGCCGTCGATTCAGCGGCTTGGGCTGGAGAGCGAATTCACCGAGCTATTCCGAACGACCGAACGTCCGGTGTTGTCCATGACCCTGCCGGCGACGCCACGGGTTCAGGCGCTCGCAGCGGAAATGCTGTCGCCGACGATCGAAGGGCAGGCGGGGCAACTGCTGATCAAGGCGCAGGCAACAGAACTGTTGGCGCGCTCATTGTTCGCGCTGCGCCATCGCGCGGATATCGATCCGCCGTCAGGCAACAAGCGGGCGCGTCTGCAATCGGTGAAAGAGCTGATGGACGCCGATCCCAGCTATCCGTGGAGCATTGCAGAGCTGGCGCGCCGTGCGGGATCGAGCCGAAGGACCTTCAACATTCAGTTTCGTGCGGTCTACGGCGTCAGCGCCAATGACTATTTAAGAAACAAGCGGCTGGGATTGGCCCGCGAAGCATTGGTGCACCAGAACCTGTCGGTCACCGAAGCTGCCTATGTGGCGGGCTATTCGAACCCCGCCAACTTCGCCACTGCTTTCCGGAAGTATTTCGGAGCTGCGCCGAGCGCATTTCGTGCGCAGCGGTAA
- a CDS encoding hypothetical protein (product_source=Hypo-rule applied) yields the protein MNQPSACALSAPFGEVTGDDRCITRVPWGETVAEPRAFAGHPESEASHALAFDKRIILQVDIDDIDMKPRVGFCRRITKANKQKDARWKSRAFGP from the coding sequence ATGAACCAACCATCCGCCTGCGCGTTGAGTGCCCCTTTTGGTGAGGTGACCGGCGACGACCGTTGCATCACGCGCGTCCCTTGGGGAGAAACAGTTGCTGAACCCCGCGCCTTCGCCGGCCACCCTGAATCAGAGGCTAGTCATGCGCTCGCTTTTGACAAACGAATAATCCTGCAGGTTGATATCGATGATATTGATATGAAGCCGCGGGTGGGATTCTGCAGACGCATCACGAAAGCAAACAAACAAAAAGACGCGCGATGGAAATCGCGCGCCTTTGGTCCTTAA
- a CDS encoding hypothetical protein (product_source=Hypo-rule applied; superfamily=161098; transmembrane_helix_parts=Inside_1_12,TMhelix_13_35,Outside_36_44,TMhelix_45_62,Inside_63_67), with product MMGRRLHPPRRQTLGEIFAIPFVLGILSSVGLISALVGDGVWDGVSWIMLGIPILLCAYFLLKRRRA from the coding sequence ATGATGGGGAGGCGCCTTCACCCGCCACGGCGGCAGACGCTCGGCGAGATCTTCGCGATCCCGTTCGTGCTCGGCATTCTCAGCAGCGTCGGCCTGATCTCCGCGCTGGTCGGCGACGGCGTGTGGGACGGCGTGTCGTGGATCATGCTCGGCATTCCGATCCTGCTGTGCGCCTATTTCCTCCTCAAGCGACGGCGCGCTTAG
- a CDS encoding RNA polymerase sigma-70 factor (ECF subfamily) (product_source=KO:K03088; cath_funfam=1.10.10.10,1.10.1740.10; cog=COG1595; ko=KO:K03088; pfam=PF04542,PF08281; superfamily=88659,88946; tigrfam=TIGR02937), with the protein MTQATGQQRPQAPAASAPDADLVHRAIARDGDAFRTIIQRYNQRLYRMARSILKNDPEAEDAVQEAYIRAFTHLESFRGDSSLSTWLSRIVINEALGRLRTQRPSVDLAAFEEPRAAADIIQFPLAAKLDDPERTMAQRQLLQLVEQATDNLPDVYRIVFTARVIEGLSVEETAEVLGLRPETVKTRLHRARRLVREQLDKQIGPVLMDAFPFAGKRCERMTETVMRRLGFSD; encoded by the coding sequence ATGACACAAGCCACCGGACAGCAGCGCCCCCAGGCGCCGGCCGCGTCAGCGCCGGATGCCGATCTGGTGCACCGCGCGATCGCGCGGGATGGCGATGCCTTCCGCACGATCATTCAGAGGTACAATCAGCGGCTCTATCGCATGGCGCGTAGCATCCTGAAAAATGACCCTGAGGCGGAAGACGCCGTGCAGGAGGCTTACATCCGGGCCTTCACCCATCTTGAGAGCTTTCGCGGGGACTCCAGCCTTAGTACCTGGCTTTCCCGTATCGTGATCAACGAAGCGCTCGGACGGTTGCGAACGCAGCGTCCAAGTGTGGACCTCGCGGCGTTCGAAGAGCCGCGCGCGGCCGCTGACATCATTCAATTTCCTCTTGCGGCGAAACTCGATGACCCGGAACGAACCATGGCGCAGCGCCAGCTTTTGCAACTTGTCGAACAGGCAACTGACAATCTTCCGGATGTTTATCGGATTGTCTTCACGGCACGTGTCATCGAAGGCCTGAGCGTGGAGGAGACCGCAGAGGTTCTCGGCCTGCGGCCGGAGACCGTGAAGACGCGCCTGCATCGCGCGCGGCGGCTGGTGCGTGAGCAACTCGACAAGCAGATCGGCCCGGTGCTGATGGATGCTTTTCCGTTCGCCGGAAAACGCTGCGAGCGCATGACCGAGACCGTGATGCGGCGGCTTGGATTTTCGGACTAA
- a CDS encoding PAS domain S-box-containing protein (product_source=TIGR00229; cath_funfam=3.30.450.20; cog=COG2202; pfam=PF00989; smart=SM00086,SM00091; superfamily=55785; tigrfam=TIGR00229) yields the protein MTAPSAIVDALLATKSDGIVATDRDGLITFWNPGAARIFGYTANEAIGQSLDIIIPENLRARHWAGYREVMATGHSRYGEGDTLSVPAMTKFGKRISVDFTVAMLHDPQQNPNGMVALLRDVTHRFEEIRSLKRKLAESVRCNLSPFG from the coding sequence ATGACTGCCCCTTCGGCAATTGTCGATGCCCTGCTCGCCACGAAATCGGACGGAATTGTCGCGACCGACCGCGACGGCCTGATCACGTTCTGGAATCCCGGCGCTGCTCGTATTTTCGGCTACACGGCGAATGAAGCCATCGGACAGTCTCTCGACATCATCATTCCGGAAAATTTGCGGGCGCGGCACTGGGCCGGCTATCGCGAGGTGATGGCCACCGGCCATAGCCGCTATGGCGAGGGCGACACGCTGTCGGTGCCCGCCATGACCAAGTTCGGCAAACGCATCTCGGTCGATTTCACCGTCGCCATGCTGCATGATCCGCAGCAGAACCCGAATGGGATGGTGGCCTTGCTCCGCGACGTGACGCACCGCTTCGAGGAAATCCGCAGCCTGAAACGTAAGCTCGCTGAATCGGTTCGCTGCAATCTGTCGCCTTTCGGCTGA
- a CDS encoding plastocyanin (product_source=COG3794; cath_funfam=2.60.40.420; cleavage_site_network=SignalP-noTM; cog=COG3794; pfam=PF13473; superfamily=49503), whose product MPRCIWPVAFAAIFVLSLCPVHAETIRVVIEKLGYEPARINAKVGDTVEWENKDVIAHTATVRGDWDVMIPAKKTASLVLKKAGDFEYYCRFHPNMTARIAIAPR is encoded by the coding sequence ATGCCGCGATGCATTTGGCCGGTGGCTTTCGCCGCGATCTTCGTGCTGTCGCTATGCCCGGTCCATGCCGAAACCATTCGCGTCGTCATCGAAAAGCTCGGGTACGAACCGGCACGAATCAATGCGAAGGTCGGCGACACCGTGGAATGGGAGAACAAAGATGTGATCGCGCATACGGCGACGGTCCGCGGCGATTGGGATGTGATGATCCCGGCGAAGAAGACCGCAAGTCTCGTTTTGAAGAAAGCGGGTGACTTCGAATACTACTGCCGCTTTCATCCCAACATGACGGCGCGGATCGCGATCGCTCCGCGTTGA
- a CDS encoding DNA-binding transcriptional LysR family regulator (product_source=COG0583; cath_funfam=1.10.10.10,3.40.190.10; cog=COG0583; ko=KO:K23773; pfam=PF00126,PF03466; superfamily=46785), producing the protein MDTELARTFLTVVESGNFITAAERLHVSQSTVSTRIHTLEEQLGCILFVRNKSGTHLTSAGRQFQRHASILVRTVEQARYDIGIPEGFSGTLTIGGRIGLWEEFLVHWLPLMQAANPTISIRAESGLEPDIMQALIEGRIDIGVMYTPQSRPGLRVEQLFEERLVMVSTNARMSTPEPQADYVYVDWGPEFYARHSACFPNFGSPPLTANIGWLGLQHILMNGGSGYFPMRIVRPYLAAKTLHVVKKAPEFFMPAYVAYPLDSDRDVFASAIDIMHSVAASKTATKGKPAATKRIRRAMR; encoded by the coding sequence ATGGACACCGAGCTGGCGCGCACGTTTCTCACCGTGGTGGAATCGGGAAACTTCATCACCGCCGCCGAGCGGCTTCACGTCAGCCAGTCTACTGTCAGCACCCGTATCCATACCCTGGAGGAACAACTGGGGTGCATCCTGTTCGTGCGCAACAAGTCTGGTACCCATCTCACCTCCGCAGGCCGGCAATTTCAGCGCCACGCCTCCATCCTGGTCAGGACCGTCGAACAGGCACGCTACGATATCGGAATTCCAGAAGGTTTCAGCGGCACGCTCACCATCGGTGGGCGTATCGGCCTGTGGGAAGAATTCCTGGTGCACTGGCTCCCGCTGATGCAGGCGGCGAATCCGACAATCTCCATCCGCGCCGAAAGCGGGTTGGAGCCGGACATCATGCAAGCGTTGATCGAGGGCCGCATCGACATCGGCGTCATGTACACCCCGCAGAGCCGCCCGGGACTGAGGGTTGAGCAACTGTTCGAGGAGCGCCTCGTGATGGTTTCCACCAACGCGAGAATGAGCACACCCGAACCTCAGGCGGATTACGTCTATGTCGATTGGGGTCCCGAATTCTATGCGCGGCACAGCGCCTGTTTTCCAAATTTCGGCTCTCCGCCGCTCACAGCCAATATCGGCTGGCTCGGGCTACAACACATCCTGATGAATGGCGGCTCCGGCTACTTTCCGATGCGAATCGTGCGGCCCTATCTCGCCGCCAAGACATTGCATGTAGTCAAGAAAGCACCTGAGTTCTTCATGCCAGCCTATGTGGCCTATCCGCTGGACAGCGACCGCGACGTCTTCGCCAGCGCCATCGACATCATGCATAGCGTCGCGGCGTCAAAGACCGCAACCAAAGGTAAGCCCGCAGCCACAAAACGCATCCGCCGCGCTATGCGCTAG